The Leptospirales bacterium sequence AATTCAAGGTCGATGTCCCTGGCACCTTCTTGCTGGTAGACCACTCCATCTTCCGCACTTTCAACAAGGGCGCGCTTGGCATGTTGAAGGTCGAGGGCGCGGAAAATCACATGATCTATTCCGGCAAACAATCGGATACGGTGTATTTGCCGGAGGGCGGAGCGGTGCAGAGCGTCCCTGCGGATGCCGGCGCTTCGCGCCCGACGGCGCATACCCTGGCGGAGCGCATTGCCGCAGGCCGCAATACCTTCAACCAGACCTGCGCCGCCTGCCATCAGTTGAACGGGCAGGGCGTCCCCGGCGCCTTTCCGCCGCTGGCAAAGTCGGACTACTTGATGGCCGACACGCAGCGCGCCATTCGCGTCGTACTGCGCGGTCTGGATGGTCCGGTGACTGTCAATGGCAAGACTTACAACTCGGTGATGCCGGCGCAGTCGCTTTCGGACGAGGAAATTGCCAATGTTCTGAGCTACGTGCGCAACAGCTGGGGCAACACGGGGGGCGCAGTTTCGCCGGAGCAGGTGCGCGGATTGCGTTGACTGCAAGTTGGGGCGTAGAGGGCAATGAGGATGTTTGATTCTCCTGCGGCGCGCAGGGCTCAGGCGTTTGCACCACAAAGGCTAACGAGCTGGCTGCTCCTGGTCAGCGCATTGCTGGCGATCGGCGCAACGCCGGCCCTGGCTACGCCGCAGTCCCTTGATCCAACGGCGCCCCTGCCTGGCGGCCGTTACCGATCCTTTCTGGCGCCCTCTGAGGAGGCGCCAGAAAGCGTGGCCCCCTTTCGAATGGATCTTTATGCCGTAACCAACCAGCGCTTTGCGGACTTCGTCGCTCGCTATCCACAGTGGGGACCCGGCCAGCCGCCGCGGATCAAAGCTGATGCGGGCTACCTGCGCCACTGGATTGGCGGGCGCATGTCGCCGCCGCAGGCGCAGTTGCCGGTGGTCAATGTTTCCTGGTTTGCGGCCAGAGCCTACTGTCAGGCGCAGGCCAAACGGCTGCCAACTATAGCACAATGGGAACTGGCCGCAGCGGCGCCGGACGCGGCACGCCGTGGCGAGGGCCGTGCGGCGCTCACCGAGCGGATCCTGGCCTGGTACGGATCGCCCAACCGTTTGCTGCCCGTGGGCAGCGTGTACCGAAATACCTACGGCCTCTATGATATGCATGGCGGCGTCTGGGAGTGGACCGATGACTTTACGCAGGCGGCCGTACAGCGCGACAGCCGCGGCGAAAACGAGCAGAATCAATTTTGCGGCGCAAGCGCTGGCAACGCCAGCAACCGGGAAGACTACGCCGCCTACATGCGCTTTGCCATGCGATCGAGCCTGCGCGCCGCCTCAACCGCCGGCAATCTTGGCTTTCGATGTGTTGCAACTTCTCATTTACAAGCGAGGTGATCGAATGAAATACCGCAGCTCACTCTACACAAGCGCCGCGCTACTTGCCGTCGCGCTCCTGTCGATGCTCACACTCTGTAAAGGCGAGCATGATCATGCCTCCTTGCCCGCAAGCGCTTCCTCCGACGGCTCACTGTATGATCTCAACTTGCAATTCAAAGACCAGCGTGGACGGACCATTGCCTGGCAGGATCTGCGCGGCAAGAAAACAGTGATGGCGCTCTTTTACACGCGCTGCGCTTCGGTCTGCCCGCGCATCATTGCCGACATGAAGCGCGTGCAGGATTCGCTGCCGCCAGCGGCGCGCGCCGAGGTGCGCTTTGTCGCACTGAGCTTTGACGGGCAAGACACGCCGGAAATTTTGGCCGACTATGCCTCCAGAATGCATCTGGATGAGTCGTGGACCTTGCTTGGCGGGACTTCG is a genomic window containing:
- a CDS encoding formylglycine-generating enzyme family protein, whose translation is MFDSPAARRAQAFAPQRLTSWLLLVSALLAIGATPALATPQSLDPTAPLPGGRYRSFLAPSEEAPESVAPFRMDLYAVTNQRFADFVARYPQWGPGQPPRIKADAGYLRHWIGGRMSPPQAQLPVVNVSWFAARAYCQAQAKRLPTIAQWELAAAAPDAARRGEGRAALTERILAWYGSPNRLLPVGSVYRNTYGLYDMHGGVWEWTDDFTQAAVQRDSRGENEQNQFCGASAGNASNREDYAAYMRFAMRSSLRAASTAGNLGFRCVATSHLQAR
- a CDS encoding SCO family protein encodes the protein MKYRSSLYTSAALLAVALLSMLTLCKGEHDHASLPASASSDGSLYDLNLQFKDQRGRTIAWQDLRGKKTVMALFYTRCASVCPRIIADMKRVQDSLPPAARAEVRFVALSFDGQDTPEILADYASRMHLDESWTLLGGTSDSVQELAAALGFQFRKHGDGQFTHSAIIYLLDEEGAVVSRKEGAGQSIEDFSASVAEL